The following DNA comes from Mucilaginibacter jinjuensis.
TCCGACCTGTTAAATACTTCTAAAATAATTTCGGGCCAGCTCGAATACCATTTCAAAGAGTTTGATTTCGAGCCGTTTGTAGAAAGTGCTATCGATATTATCCAGCAATCTTATCCTACCAAGCACATTATTAAAACCGGCCTTGCCAATGTTAAGATCTATGGCGACCCGCTGCGACTGGAGCAGGTTGTACTCAATTATTTAACCAATGCCATCAAATATTCGCCTGATAGCAATGAGGTTTTTGTTGAAGTAGCCGCACTGCCGGCCAACAAGGTAACCCTGCGTGTACGCGATAAAGGCATTGGCATCCCCAAGGCTAAACAGGAGCAGCTTTTTGATAAGTTTTACCGCGTAGAAGAATCATCAAACCGTTTCCAGGGCCTGGGGATGGGTTTATACATCTGTGCCGAAATTATTAAAAGGCATGGCGGTACCTTTGGGGTAGAGAGTGAAGAAGGCGAAGGTTCTACCTTCTATTTCACGGTACCTACTCAAAAAGATAAACAGTAAATAAAATCTTATAAAATATACTTCTTTCGAAAATGAAAACTACTGTTACCCGTAATCTGCAAATTGGATTCGGACTTTCATTGCTGTTGCTTGTCATCAGCTCTATAGTTTCTTACTTCAGCATCACTAACCTGCTCACCAGTTCAGACATGGTTGACCATAGCGGGCAGGTTATGCAATCGCTCGAAACGGTAATCTCAACCATGAAGGATGCCGAAACCGGCCAGCGTGGTTTTTTACTAACCGGCCGGGATGAATTTCTGGAACCTTACAATGGCGCTTACGAAAAAGCGCTTTTAAACGTTAATAAAGCAGCCGATCTAACAGTTGATAATGCGCGTCAGCAGGAAAACGTAAAGGCGATAAAAGACATTATGCTGAAACGCATGACCGTTTTGGAGCAGCTGATCAACAAAAAAAGATCGGGCCAGGTGGTTAGTGTTGATGATCTTCGCCAGGGTAAATCCAGCATGGATGCCCTGCGCGCTGCAGTAGGTAATATGGAGCATGATGAGAATGCCATGTTGATTGAACGCACCGCAAGGCTTAAACAGTTTTCGTCCATTACTCCAATTATTATCGTTTTTGCAGCTATACTATCTTTGGTAATTTCTATTTTCTCTTATTTTAAAGTAACCAGCGATTTGGCCGAACGTAACCGTTTACAAAAAGCGCTTGAAGATAAAGACATAGAAACATCGCACCGTATAGGCGTGATACAAGGTATTGCCGATAAAATTTCGAATGGCGAATACGAGATCAGGGTTGATGATAAGGAGAAAGATACGCTGGGAAGCCTGGCAGGTTCATTAAACAAAATGGCCGAATCGCTCGATTTTTCTTTCGCCAAACTATCTGATAACGAATGGCTGCAAACTGGTATCGCCCAACTAAACGACCGTATGGTTGGCGAAAAGGATGTGGTAGCAATTGCCGATGATATTCTTGATTTTGTGGCCAACTACACCAAAAGCCAGGTTGGTGCTTTATACACCTTTGAGGGCGAAACTTTGCACCTGCAAAGCGGCTTTGCACTATCCTCAAGCATAAGCAAAACTATCCCTGCTAATGAAGGTATTTTAGGAAGGGTGGCCTCAACAGGTAAACAAATTTTCCTGAATGATATCGACCCCGAATATATTTCGGTAAGCCATGCTACAGGTAATATTAAACCTAAAAATGTAATTGCTATCCCGGTATTTCAGGATAATAAAGTACGTGGGGTTATTGAACTGGGATCCATCAATAATTACACACCACGTAAGCTCGAGTTTTTGCAGAACGTTTCCGGTAATATCGGTATTGCCATAACCAGCGCACAGAACCGCAAAAAAATGCAGGAATTGCTGGAAGAAACCCAGGCACAATCTGAAGAGCTACAGGCACAGCACAGCGAGCTCGAAAACCTTAACACCGAGCTTGAGGCGCATACCCAACGCCTGCAAACATCAGAAGAAGAGCTGCGTGTACAACAGGAAGAATTGCAGCAAACCAATGGCGAGCTGGAAGAACGCAATCGTATTATTAACGACCGTAACGAAGAGATCCAACGCAAAGCTGCCGAACTGGAGCAAAGCACCCGCTACAAATCTGAGTTTATGGCCAACATGTCGCACGAGTTGCGTACGCCTTTAAACTCTATTTTGTTGTTGTCGAGATACCTGTCAGAAAATAATGAAGAGAACTTGACCGAAGAGCAAACCGAATCGGCACGTGTGATCCTCAACTCGGGTAACGGATTATTAGACCTGATAGATGAATTACTCGATCTATCAAAAATTGAAGCCGGTAAAATGGAACTCGAATACGAGAATATTCCCTTTGCAGGTATTGCGGCTGATATGCAGGCATTATTTAGCCCAATTGCCCGCGAGAAGAAACTGGAACTGGTTATCGATAACAAATTTAAACCAACGGATGCCTTCGAGACTGATAAAATGCGCCTGGAGCAGATCATCAAAAACCTGCTTAGCAATGCGCTTAAATTCACCACTTCGGGCTCGGTTCAATTAACGATACAGCCTACTGCGGATGATAATTCGCTGATCGAATTCTCTGTTAAAGATACCGGCGTTGGTATCCCTAAAGAAAAACAGGAGATGGTATTTGAAGCCTTTAAACAGGCCGATGGTTCAACTAAGCGCAAGTTTGGCGGTACCGGGTTGGGGCTATCAATCAGCCGTGAACTTGCGCGTTTGTTAGGCGGCGAAATTAAACTAACCAGCGAGCCTGGTAAGGGAAGTAACTTTACCGTGATACTGCCTAAAGTTAAGCCGGCTACGGTGCCACTGCCACAACCTGTACAGATTATTACCCCGTTACCTGTAGAAGAAGTTAAGGTTGACGAGCGCATCAAACACCTTTCGCCAAATATACCGGGCGATATTGACGACGATCGCGAAAGCATTGTTAAAGGCGATAAAGTGATCCTGATCATTGAGGATGATACCGCCTTTGCCAAAGCCCTGCTTGGCTTTACCCGCCAGCGTGGTTACAAAGGTGTAATTACTGTACGCGGCGACCAGGGTGTAGAGATGGCCTTGAAATATCGCCCGCTGGCTATACTACTCGATTTACAACTACCGGTTATGGATGGCTGGGAAGTAATGGAAGAGCTGAAGAGCAACCCGGCAACCCGGCCAATCCCGGTACACATCATGTCATCAATGGAGGCTAAGAAAGAGAGCCGCCTGCGTGGCGCTGTCGACTTTATTAACAAGCCGATTGCCATGGAGCAGATGAAACAGATGTTTGCCAAGCTGGAAGATGCCCTGAGCCGAAGCCCTAAAAAAGTGCTGATTGTAGAAGAGAACAGCAAACATGCCAAAGCGCTTGCCTACTTCCTCGAAACTTTCAACGTATCATCGGCCGTTTCGAGCAGTGTGAGCGATGGTGTTAATACCTTGAAAAGAGAAGAAGTTGATTGCGTGATACTGGATATGGGGATCCCTGATAAAAACGCTTACGAAACGCTGGAAGTTGTTAAACAAAACCCCGGACTGGAAAACCTGCCGATCATTGTATTTACAGGCAAAAACCTGTCGTCGGCCGAAGAAGGCCGGATTAAGCAATACGCAGATTCGATCGTCGTAAAAACTGCCCACTCTTATCAACGTATACTGGATGAGGTTGCTTTGTTCCTGCACCTGATTGAGGAAAATAAAGAGAAACCAAATGCTACCCGCACTACCTCTAACGCACCAATGAATGAGGTATTGAAAGATAAAACTGTATTAATTGCCGATGATGATGTGCGCAACATTTTCTCGCTCACCAAATCGCTTGAGAAACATCAGATGCGCGTAATATCGGCCACGGATGGTAAAGAGGCTTTGGCGCAGCTACAGAAACACCCCGAAACCTCCATCGTATTAATGGATATGATGATGCCGGAGATGGATGGTTACGAAAGCACCGCCACAATACGCCAGAACCCACGCTTTAAAAACCTGCCGGTTATTGCCGTAACAGCTAAAGCCATGATGGGCGACCGTGAAAAATGTATCCGTGCAGGTGCGTCTGATTATATCTCTAAACCGGTTGATATTGATCAGCTGGTATCGTTGCTGCGTGTTTGGTTGTATGACAAAAACAGTTAAAATTAATACATGAGTATCCCTGCCAAAAAGATCCTGATTGTGGATGACGATACACGCAATATTTTTGCGCTAAGCCTCACCCTGCGTTCAAAAGGCTATACCTGCCTGTCATCAACCGATGCGGCAAGGGCCATTAACATGATGCAGCAAGATGATACCATTGGTATTGTATTGATGGACATGATGATGCCCGAAATGGATGGTTATGAAGCCATTAACCGCATACGCGACGATAAAAAACTACGCGACCTGCCTGTTATTGCCGTAACCGCGCAGGCCATGCCCGGCGACCGTGAAAAATGCCTCGAGGCGGGCGCTAACGCCTACATATCCAAACCCGTTAATGTGGATGTGTTGATTGATTTATTGAATACTTATTTATAATACTGAATGGATACGCCCGTTGGAGAGCAGGAGATTAAACTTTTATTAAACGATATGCTGGAGCTGTATGGTTTCGACTTTACAGACTATGCCAAAGCTTCGCTCAAAAGACGGATTAACCGCTTATTTACACTGGATCGCTTCCCCAGCTTTGCCGAGTTCAGGTACCACCTGCGCAACGATCCTGATTACTCTAAACGCTTTGTAGAACAAATTACAGTTAACGTAACCGAGATGTTCCGCGACCCCGTGTTTTACCAAAACCTGCGCGAACATGTGCTGCCGGTACTGGCCACCTACCCTTTTATCCGCATCTGGCACGCGGGCTGCTCAACAGGTGAGGAAGTTTTTTCGATGGCAATTTTACTCAAAGAGGCCAATTTATTACACAAATCGTTACTCTACGCTACAGATCTTAACCCGGTAGTGTTACAAAAGGCATCAACAGGGATATTCCCCATGAGCCAGATGAAACAGTACTCTGAGAACTATATTGCCGGTGGTGGAACGGAAGATTTTTCGCGTTATTATACAGCAAGTTATAATATGGTTAAATTTGATGAAGAGCTAAGCAGCCGCATGGTTTTTTCGACACATAACCTGGTATCTGAAAGCTCTTTTAACCAGTTTCAATTGATCATGTGCAGAAATGTGCTTATCTATTTCGAAAAAGAACTTCAAGGCAGGGTTTTTGCACTCTTTGATGATAGTCTGGAAAACTTAGGATTTTTGGCGCTTGGTAGTAAAGAAACTTTAAAGCTATCGCCCATTATCTCTAAGTACCGGCAGGAAGGTAAAGAGAAAATATGGCGCAAAATTCACTAAACGGGGTTCAAAAAATTGTAGTTATCGGGGGCTCAGCAGGCAGCTTGCATGTTATCCTGCATATACTTGCGCGTTTGCGTGCCGATCTTAACATCCCAATCGTGATTATATTGCACCGCAAAAATGATTCAGATTCGTCGTTGAGCCAGTTGATGGCTTTTCGTACAGATCTGCCCGTAAAAGAGGCCGATGATAAGGAAGCCATCCTACCGGGGAATGTTTACCTCGCCCCTGCCGATTATCATTTACTGATTGAGACCGACAAAAATTTCTCGCTGGACGATTCTGAAAAGATTAACTTTTCGCGCCCAAGTATCGATGTAACGTTCGAAACCGCAGCCGAAGCTTATGGCGAAGGCGTAACCGGTATTTTATTATCAGGAGCCAATGCCGATGGCGTGGAAGGCCTGAGCATTATCAAAGCCCACAAAGGGACTATCGTTGTGCAAGACCCATCAACCGCACAGGTGCCCTATATGCCCCAGCAAGCCATTGATGCCATGCCGATTGATCATACGCTTACGGTTGAGCAGATCCCCGACTTTATTAACCAATTATAAACCTGCTTTTAAAACTTTTACTGTAACCAACAGCTATCCTGTATGGCGCATAGTATGTTCGGCAGCGTGGGTTAACAAGCCCATTAATGTAGATGGTAAGTTCTTTCGGCCAACGCCGCGGTATTCGGTCAGCATGCCTTCATCAACACGGCCTAATTGGCGTAAGGATAATTCGACAGCGAGGCTAAATGTATTTACTAATTGTTCCGTTGTAATCCCTTCTTCCGGTTTGCCCTCTTCGGCCAGGTATTCTATTTGACCTGCGCTTAATTGCTTTTGATTAGCATAAGTAAACATTCTGTCAAGCACACCGGCTATATGCTGCAAATGGAAACCGGGCGATGCCATACCGGCTACCTTTTCCCAAAGCAGTTCATCAGGGAAATCTTCCATCAAAACTTCTATTTCTTCACGGGCCTGTAACAGGGCAAAAGCTACCGGCTGTACCAGTTCAGGGATTTCATCTATCGGGCCGCGTAACCAAACTTCGGGCATGTTATCTGTACTCATCCCACAAATTTAGCATAGCTTTCTGTTCATTTTCAACATTAATAATTTACCCCAAACTTTATGGTATTACAATTGCTTTAGTTGGCATACACAACTATAATATAAATGAAAAACATTACCTATAAATTAAGTAAGACCCCTATTAGCTTGCTGCTTATACTTATTGCTATGGTGCTGCTTACGGTTGAAAGCTGTAAAAAGAAGCGATCTGACATGGCAAACGCACTTTACAAGATAACTCCCAACAAAGCATTTAAAAATATTACTCCAGAGGGCTTTGACCCAATATTTCAAAAGGTGTTGGCAGATGAAAAAAAGAACCTTAACAACCCGCAACAGATTGTAGCTTTTTACGAACAGAATGAGTACGACCCAAGCTTTGTGATGGACCATTTAGGTAACGGTGACCTTAAAGCTTTCGGCGAATATTTACAAAAAGCCGGCGAACATGGCCTCGACCCAAAAATCTTCAACGCGCAAGCATATAATGACCTGCTGAACAAATTCTACGATAAAACCGCCATCAAAACCACCGACGAAGCCTACCACGATATGGCCGAACTGGAGGTGATGACGGCTAATATGTTTATCAATTATTCTAATGACTTGCAGTTCGGGTTGATTAGTCCGCGCCGGATCTATGCGCGTTATTTTACCAAAACGCTGCGCCCTGATAGCAATTCGGTTAGGCAGGTACTGGCCGTATCCAACATGAAAGCCTATCTGGATAGCATTCAGCCTAAAAACCCGCAATACATTGCTTTGCAAAAAGCCTTGGCCGCAGGTACAACAGCGCCAGGCATGACTAAGGAAGAAACAGACCGCATCATTAAAGTGAACCTGGAACGCCTGCGTTGGAAAAACAAACCATCTGAAGCTAAGTATGTGATTGTGAATATCCCCGATTTCCGTCTGGATGTAATGGAAGATGGCAAATCATCTCTAAACATGAAGGTTTGCGTGGGCGAAGGCCGTAATAAAGATTACGCCAATAACCTGGTTGAGTATGACGACAGTGACAAAACCGATCGCCCGTTCTCGCGCGAAACACCACAATTGAACAGTTTGATCTATGAAGCACAGGTGAACCCGGTTTGGAATATCCCTCAAAGTATTGTAAACAAAGAGATTGTTAAACATGCCGAAGATGATCCGTACTACCTTGACAACAACAACATTGAAGTATACCAAAACGGTAAAAAACTGGAAGATACCGAGACTATTAAATGGGGATCGGAAGATTTGAGTAAATACGATTTCAAGCAAAAACCAGGTGATGATAACTCACTTGGTAAAGTAAAATTCCTGTTCCCTAACAAGAGCAGCGTTTATTTACACGATACGCCGGCACAAGCGCCATTCGGTTATACTATGCGCGCTGTAAGCCACGGTTGTGTGCGTTTAGAAAAGCCGTTAGATTTAGCCCACAGCCTGTTTGGTGACGGCGAAAAGTTCGAGATGATTAAACAATTTATGAGCCAGGACAACCCTAAACCTACCGATGTTGCCCTGCCCAAAAAAGTACCCGTATACATAACCTACGTTACCTGCTGGGCCGATGAAAGCGGAACCCTGCAATACCGCCCCGATGTTTATGGTTTAGATATTGTGCTTTTTGCACACATGCAGAAGTTTTTGGGAGTATAAACGACAGAAGGGTAAACAATATCGAATAATGAATTTTGAATATCCAACATCGAAGTTTTACTTCATTATTCGATATTGGATATTCTGTGTTCGATATTACTTCATCGCATGACATCCATTAAAAAGGCCTCATATCCTGACAGGTATGAGGCTTTTTACGATCCTTTACAGCAAAAGCCCAACATAAAAATACTTATTAATATATTTGCATCTGTAAATACAATGGATAATAAACAATTTGAACGTATATCGAAAGCATTGGGCGACCCGCATCGCATTAAAATAATGCAATACGTGGGCAAAAGCCGCGACTGCACACAATGCGCCAATATTGTTGAAATGATTGATCTTACCCAGTCTGCCATCTCCCACCACATTAAACAACTTACCGACGCAGGTTTATTGATCGCCGAAAAGGAAGGGCGCAATATTAAGTATGCGATTGATAAAGGTGTTGTTGATGCCTACACAAAATTTTTACAAGGAATAAAAGGTTAAAAAAAATTACATTAATACATCAAAACATTTAAATGTATTAATGTAATTTTACTTATGTTTTATTGATGTACGCAATATAACACACAAACACATCTAAACATTTAAATAAGTAAATTAAAATGAACTTAAACTTAAAAGGAAAAGTTGCCGTAGTAACCGGCGCATCCAAAGGTATAGGCGCAGGTATTGCTAAAGCACTGGCTGCCGAGGGCGTAAATGTTATTGTAAACTATGCCAGCAGCCAAACTGACGCTGATAACGTGGTTGAAAGCATCATCCACGCTGGTGGTAATGCAACAGCAGTAAAAGCCAGTGTTGATAATGCTGCCGAGGTAGCACAGCTATTTGCTATCGCTGCCCAAACTTACGGCAAAGTTGATATTGTTGTAAATAATGCAGGTGTATACCAGTTTGCACCGATAGAAGGTGTTACCGAAGATGAGTTTCATCGCCAGTTTAACATCAACGTGCTGGGCCCAATCCTTACCACACAGGAGGCCTTGAAATATATCCCGGCTACAGGTGGTAGTATCATCAACATCAGTTCGGTAGCCAGCACAAGCCGCACACATAGCGCCAGTGTTTACTCGGCCACAAAAGGTGCTTTAGATACCCTGACCCAAGTATTGGCTGTAGAGTTAGGCCCTAAAAATATCCGTGTGAATGTGGTTGCCCCTGGCCCGGTAGAAACAGAAGGTTTTATTTCGGCAGGCGTTAAAGGCAGCGAAATGGAAGCACAATTTATTGCAACTACACCGCTTGGCCGCGTTGGCCAGCCTTTGGATATTGCCAATGTTGTAACCTTCCTGGCATCTGACGCTTCAGGATGGATCACTGCGGAAAGGATTGTTACCTCTGGTGGGTTAATCTAATTGGTTATTAAACAACCACGTCATTGCGAGGAACGAAGCAATCCCCGATTTACAGAGCGGTTCTGTAAATTAGAACTGCACGGTCAGGGATTGCTTCGTACCTCGCAATGACGATCAATTTTTGAGTATCATAAAAGTGCGAACAAACTCAACAGTGTATAAACACAAAAGCCTCCTGATGTACCGGGAGGCTTTTTGATTTATAATTGGATTTAAAAAACTCTTTAGTTAGCAAGTAGTTATTGAGTTATTAGGTTATTAGAAGATTTACACAGCAACTTAATAACTCAGTAACCTAATAACCAAAAATAACCAACTTACATTCTCGCGCTTAACACAGGTTGCGAAGTAGTATCGGGCGCTGCAAAACTTGCAGCGAGGTTAGTGTTTAAATATCTCGAACTATACTTAGTATCCGGGCCGTTAATAAACAACACGGTTTTACCTTTCAGTGTGCTGATTACCTGATCAATAACCATTGGCGATACAGCAGGGCAACCAAAGCTGCGACCTAAGCGGCCTAACTGGTTAATGGTATTCTGGCAAACATAATCGGCAGCATGTAATACAATGGCACGTTCGCGGGCTTTATCGTTGAAACCGGCATCCATACCATCTAAGCGTAACGAGCGGCCATGTTTACCCATGTAAATATCATCGGTAACATAAAAACCTAAACTGCTTTGATGCGATTCTTCGTTGTTAGAGAAATGATCTGCCACGTCGTTACCACTACCCTGGCCGTGTGCTACCCAGGTGTTTAACAACAGCATTTTGCTTTGCAGGTCAACAATCCACATCCGTTTTTCGTGGCTGGGTTTGTTAAAATCTACAACGGTTAAAATATTACTGCTGAAAGGAAGCTTGTGTGCCAGCTTTAGGTTATAAAAACCTGTTATTGCTTTTTGAAAAGTACCGAGGTCTAAGCCTGAACTTTGTAACCCTGCAGATTTATAAACATCAGATACCATGTTACTAAAACGCACCTCGCTTGTTAAGGAAGCAGTTTTAGTGGTAATATCGGCGTTGTTTGTTGTGGTATCAACTGCGGCTTTAAAACCTACAGTGACAATCATGAACAGGATCAGAACGCTTGTTATCCACCAAAATGTTTTCTTCATTTTTTGCTTTTTGAGTTAATCAATAAGTTTAAAAGTAAACAGGGTTATGAGGTTAATTGTACTTAGAGTATACAAAAGTACCTCTTTTAATACAATTAAACGTCATAGCATTCTCATTAATACCCTAAAGTTAAATAATTATTTCAAAAAGCAAAAAAGAAGCAAGAATTATTTCCAGGTTATTTTTTCTTCCAAAGAAACTTTGCGTTTACCTTCTGGCTGTACATCAGTATAACCTAAGTAAAGTACGCCCATCACCTGGTCAAGTTCGCCTAAGTTTAAAAACTCTTTCATAACAGGTTTTAAGGCCATGCCACCGGTACTCCAGAAAACACCAATATTTAATGCAGCAGCACCTAACAATAGGTTTTGTACAGCAGCACCTACAGCAGCAACTTCTTCCCAAACCGGGATTTTAGTCAGCTCGCTACGGGTCATATAGGTAAGCACTACGTGCGATGCCTTGTTACCAGTATTTTGGAAACCTGTGTAAGTAGCCTCGTTAAAGTTTTCGGCAGGCGTGTTGGCTTTGTACATTTCGGCATGTTGTAAACAAAAGTCAGCCGGGTTTTCGTAAACCACAAAGCGCCATGGCTCGGTTAATGCGTGGGTAGGTGCCCAGTCGGCCAGCTCAAGCAATGCAGCAACATGCCCGTTAGGGATTTTGTTGCCATTCATGGTTGCCGGTTTTATGGTGCGGCGTTTTTTAATAGTTTCGGCAACAGCCGTAAAAGTGATAGAATCCATATATCGTTTATCGGCATTTTAAGCCGGGGCAAAAATAAGATAATTCGGTCTTGAAGTAGAATTTTTCCTGTCTTGAACCAGAATTATTAGAATTTATGAATTACCAGAATTTCCTGTCTTGGTTCTTGACTCTCTAATGCAGTCGCTCGGCTCCTGCCGAGTGACGATTCTTGCGGATCCCTCCTGGCATCTTTTAATCGGGTAGCAAAGGCCAGAGGCCTAAAATAGTCGTCACTCGGCAAGAGCCGAGCGACTGCGTGTGGAATTTTTAGAATTAATAAAAAAACCGTCAATTGCGAGGTACGAAGCTTTGTCATGCTGAGCTCCGTCGAAGCACCCGACATGCTTAGCCGCTCTGCATAGTTCGCGATTGCTTCGTTCCTCGCAATGACGAGCGTATCTTTTGTCTCTGTATTAGCCTTTCTTATTATTGAAAAAGTACGGCTTTAATAGCTTCTTTAAATGAGGGCAGCACAATTGGCCCCATGCCCGATACTGCGTACCTTATAATATGGCTTTTGTCGGCTACAACAAATGAGGGGTAGCTATATAATTGATAACTTTTGGCAATAGACCCGGCATTGCTTAATAATTGCGCATGGTGCAATGGTTTCTCTTTAAGTTTTGCTTCTGCAATGGCTTGTGCATCTGGGGTAATGGCTAAAACCACCAGGTTCTCGGGGTTGTTAATTTGCTGCAAAAATGCGTTTAAACTGCCAAAGCTTTCGGTACATGCACTACAGTCTGCATTCCAGAAAATAAGTACTATTACCTTGTTGGTTAACTCTTCGGCACTTATGGCCTGTGTTAGTGGCGTAATATTAATTTCTGTATTCTCTTGCAGTAATGGGCTTTTAATAGCCATGAGAGGTTTAGCCAAATCATACATCTTCCTTTTTTCCTCGTCCGAAAGCTTTTTGAGGTAGAGTTTTGTAGCAGGATCTTGGGGCGAAGCGCGTTTGGTTGTTATCGTATAATCGCCCGTATTCATCAGTTTTTGATACTGATAAAAATGAAGTGCGTTTCCGTTTTCATCATATACCAATTTTGTGGTATCCGTTTTCATGTGCATACTACTAACACCATAGGTAACGGTACGGCGCCTAATAGTATCCTGGGCATACGATTTAACTGTAAAAACACAGAGGAGTATCAAAAAAAATTGCTTCATAATAAGATTTAGTTATTATGAAGCAATGTACAATATTTACTTATTTATCGATTAATAAATCGACGGATATTTAGCCGGGTTAGCCTCGCTCATCATCGCGTAAGCTACCTCGATAATATCATCTGCAGATGGCTTGGTAAAGTAATCACCGTCTGAGC
Coding sequences within:
- a CDS encoding response regulator yields the protein MKTTVTRNLQIGFGLSLLLLVISSIVSYFSITNLLTSSDMVDHSGQVMQSLETVISTMKDAETGQRGFLLTGRDEFLEPYNGAYEKALLNVNKAADLTVDNARQQENVKAIKDIMLKRMTVLEQLINKKRSGQVVSVDDLRQGKSSMDALRAAVGNMEHDENAMLIERTARLKQFSSITPIIIVFAAILSLVISIFSYFKVTSDLAERNRLQKALEDKDIETSHRIGVIQGIADKISNGEYEIRVDDKEKDTLGSLAGSLNKMAESLDFSFAKLSDNEWLQTGIAQLNDRMVGEKDVVAIADDILDFVANYTKSQVGALYTFEGETLHLQSGFALSSSISKTIPANEGILGRVASTGKQIFLNDIDPEYISVSHATGNIKPKNVIAIPVFQDNKVRGVIELGSINNYTPRKLEFLQNVSGNIGIAITSAQNRKKMQELLEETQAQSEELQAQHSELENLNTELEAHTQRLQTSEEELRVQQEELQQTNGELEERNRIINDRNEEIQRKAAELEQSTRYKSEFMANMSHELRTPLNSILLLSRYLSENNEENLTEEQTESARVILNSGNGLLDLIDELLDLSKIEAGKMELEYENIPFAGIAADMQALFSPIAREKKLELVIDNKFKPTDAFETDKMRLEQIIKNLLSNALKFTTSGSVQLTIQPTADDNSLIEFSVKDTGVGIPKEKQEMVFEAFKQADGSTKRKFGGTGLGLSISRELARLLGGEIKLTSEPGKGSNFTVILPKVKPATVPLPQPVQIITPLPVEEVKVDERIKHLSPNIPGDIDDDRESIVKGDKVILIIEDDTAFAKALLGFTRQRGYKGVITVRGDQGVEMALKYRPLAILLDLQLPVMDGWEVMEELKSNPATRPIPVHIMSSMEAKKESRLRGAVDFINKPIAMEQMKQMFAKLEDALSRSPKKVLIVEENSKHAKALAYFLETFNVSSAVSSSVSDGVNTLKREEVDCVILDMGIPDKNAYETLEVVKQNPGLENLPIIVFTGKNLSSAEEGRIKQYADSIVVKTAHSYQRILDEVALFLHLIEENKEKPNATRTTSNAPMNEVLKDKTVLIADDDVRNIFSLTKSLEKHQMRVISATDGKEALAQLQKHPETSIVLMDMMMPEMDGYESTATIRQNPRFKNLPVIAVTAKAMMGDREKCIRAGASDYISKPVDIDQLVSLLRVWLYDKNS
- a CDS encoding response regulator; this encodes MSIPAKKILIVDDDTRNIFALSLTLRSKGYTCLSSTDAARAINMMQQDDTIGIVLMDMMMPEMDGYEAINRIRDDKKLRDLPVIAVTAQAMPGDREKCLEAGANAYISKPVNVDVLIDLLNTYL
- a CDS encoding CheR family methyltransferase — encoded protein: MDTPVGEQEIKLLLNDMLELYGFDFTDYAKASLKRRINRLFTLDRFPSFAEFRYHLRNDPDYSKRFVEQITVNVTEMFRDPVFYQNLREHVLPVLATYPFIRIWHAGCSTGEEVFSMAILLKEANLLHKSLLYATDLNPVVLQKASTGIFPMSQMKQYSENYIAGGGTEDFSRYYTASYNMVKFDEELSSRMVFSTHNLVSESSFNQFQLIMCRNVLIYFEKELQGRVFALFDDSLENLGFLALGSKETLKLSPIISKYRQEGKEKIWRKIH
- a CDS encoding chemotaxis protein CheB, which gives rise to MAQNSLNGVQKIVVIGGSAGSLHVILHILARLRADLNIPIVIILHRKNDSDSSLSQLMAFRTDLPVKEADDKEAILPGNVYLAPADYHLLIETDKNFSLDDSEKINFSRPSIDVTFETAAEAYGEGVTGILLSGANADGVEGLSIIKAHKGTIVVQDPSTAQVPYMPQQAIDAMPIDHTLTVEQIPDFINQL
- a CDS encoding DinB family protein, encoding MSTDNMPEVWLRGPIDEIPELVQPVAFALLQAREEIEVLMEDFPDELLWEKVAGMASPGFHLQHIAGVLDRMFTYANQKQLSAGQIEYLAEEGKPEEGITTEQLVNTFSLAVELSLRQLGRVDEGMLTEYRGVGRKNLPSTLMGLLTHAAEHTMRHTG
- a CDS encoding L,D-transpeptidase family protein; protein product: MKNITYKLSKTPISLLLILIAMVLLTVESCKKKRSDMANALYKITPNKAFKNITPEGFDPIFQKVLADEKKNLNNPQQIVAFYEQNEYDPSFVMDHLGNGDLKAFGEYLQKAGEHGLDPKIFNAQAYNDLLNKFYDKTAIKTTDEAYHDMAELEVMTANMFINYSNDLQFGLISPRRIYARYFTKTLRPDSNSVRQVLAVSNMKAYLDSIQPKNPQYIALQKALAAGTTAPGMTKEETDRIIKVNLERLRWKNKPSEAKYVIVNIPDFRLDVMEDGKSSLNMKVCVGEGRNKDYANNLVEYDDSDKTDRPFSRETPQLNSLIYEAQVNPVWNIPQSIVNKEIVKHAEDDPYYLDNNNIEVYQNGKKLEDTETIKWGSEDLSKYDFKQKPGDDNSLGKVKFLFPNKSSVYLHDTPAQAPFGYTMRAVSHGCVRLEKPLDLAHSLFGDGEKFEMIKQFMSQDNPKPTDVALPKKVPVYITYVTCWADESGTLQYRPDVYGLDIVLFAHMQKFLGV
- a CDS encoding ArsR/SmtB family transcription factor, translated to MTSIKKASYPDRYEAFYDPLQQKPNIKILINIFASVNTMDNKQFERISKALGDPHRIKIMQYVGKSRDCTQCANIVEMIDLTQSAISHHIKQLTDAGLLIAEKEGRNIKYAIDKGVVDAYTKFLQGIKG
- a CDS encoding SDR family NAD(P)-dependent oxidoreductase, whose amino-acid sequence is MNLNLKGKVAVVTGASKGIGAGIAKALAAEGVNVIVNYASSQTDADNVVESIIHAGGNATAVKASVDNAAEVAQLFAIAAQTYGKVDIVVNNAGVYQFAPIEGVTEDEFHRQFNINVLGPILTTQEALKYIPATGGSIINISSVASTSRTHSASVYSATKGALDTLTQVLAVELGPKNIRVNVVAPGPVETEGFISAGVKGSEMEAQFIATTPLGRVGQPLDIANVVTFLASDASGWITAERIVTSGGLI